A genome region from Ligilactobacillus cholophilus includes the following:
- a CDS encoding DUF961 family protein, whose translation MTRYMTFRNGIDVDVNQTFGELQFLQSKGQNIGIDENGEPTGEIKDRRYEVFSTAQRQAYTVVLPADTPEKDFTFRQKVKLVNPEFTNYAIPNNNFLPRVGIRITADDLVEDKSIDKVTKPSNPADTKK comes from the coding sequence ATGACAAGATACATGACTTTTAGAAATGGTATTGATGTTGATGTTAATCAAACTTTTGGTGAATTACAATTCTTACAAAGCAAAGGACAAAATATCGGAATTGATGAGAACGGTGAGCCAACAGGAGAAATCAAAGACCGCCGGTATGAAGTTTTTTCAACTGCTCAACGTCAAGCCTATACGGTAGTTTTGCCAGCTGATACACCAGAAAAAGACTTTACTTTCCGACAAAAAGTTAAGTTAGTCAATCCAGAGTTTACTAATTATGCGATTCCAAATAATAACTTTCTACCACGTGTTGGGATTCGGATTACTGCTGATGATTTAGTCGAAGATAAAAGTATTGATAAAGTTACTAAACCAAGTAATCCAGCGGATACAAAGAAATAA
- a CDS encoding DUF961 family protein codes for MNEYLIPKVSTFGKLLFQGKGEEVRTNRRVTAVKYNVISEKQKDLLEVQIPVIAGSKTFDPDTEVELVEPKLEPAGQATSDNRAISYWRLSAKDIVKKGE; via the coding sequence ATGAATGAATATTTAATTCCAAAGGTTTCTACTTTTGGTAAGTTATTATTTCAAGGTAAAGGTGAAGAAGTTAGAACTAATCGGCGTGTAACGGCGGTTAAATATAATGTAATTTCAGAAAAACAAAAGGATTTATTAGAAGTACAAATTCCAGTAATTGCGGGATCAAAAACTTTTGACCCTGATACGGAAGTTGAATTAGTTGAACCTAAACTTGAACCAGCAGGACAAGCTACGAGTGATAATCGAGCAATTAGTTACTGGCGTTTAAGTGCGAAAGATATTGTCAAGAAAGGAGAATAA
- a CDS encoding YjdF family protein, with protein sequence MTNCLKLTIIFDAPFYKGIFENQIDNKYFVAAINLGTSEPKIRDIYQLILQRWQTISFYASSRESSQVIKNISVKKMQKQARQNKHKILKFHGTKAQQVLQAQHNNLKLQRKQIHKQQQLLIKQQQFELKQLKRQEKHKGH encoded by the coding sequence ATGACTAATTGCTTAAAGTTAACTATCATTTTTGATGCTCCTTTCTATAAAGGAATCTTTGAAAATCAAATTGATAATAAATATTTTGTTGCTGCTATAAATTTAGGAACATCTGAACCTAAGATTCGTGATATTTATCAACTAATCTTGCAAAGATGGCAAACTATATCTTTTTACGCCAGTTCAAGAGAATCATCACAAGTTATTAAGAATATTAGCGTAAAAAAAATGCAAAAACAAGCTCGCCAAAATAAACACAAAATTCTAAAATTTCACGGTACCAAGGCACAACAAGTTTTACAAGCTCAACATAATAATCTCAAACTGCAACGCAAACAAATACATAAGCAGCAACAACTCTTAATTAAACAACAACAATTTGAATTAAAACAACTAAAGCGTCAAGAAAAACATAAAGGACATTAA
- a CDS encoding LTA synthase family protein — protein sequence MRTALKNIQNFFNKKLGFFALVIVLFWLKTYVAYQTDFTLGVSGTIQNILLVVNPIPFALILFGIALFFRGKTSYWIMMVIDWIESIWLFANILYYREFSDFITLGVVKSTGAVSNNLGLSIMKIIHPTDFLVFLDVVVLTVLLIAKVIKIDHRPVRYRQGLISVISGIILFGINLGVADKDRPQLLTRTFDNNYIVKYLGMNFYAGYNSYQTIKQTQTRRNAKKSDLDKALKYAKKNYLPPNMEYYGKEKGKNVFVIHLESFQQFMIDYKWDGQEVTPNINAFYHNKNTLAFDNFFNQVGQGKTSDAETMLENSLYGLPSGSVMTEYGGSNTFNAMPAILDQHGYTTASFHGDVGSFWNRINTYKAWGYDYFFDKNYFTSKEDYNVGYGLKDKIFLKQAVNYIQQLPQPFYAKIITLTNHYPYELDKKNQTISKTKTGDDTVDGYVQTARYLDQSFGEFIDYLKKTGLYENSMIVVYGDHYGISNNHPKAIAELLGKKSVNSYDLAMFQKVPFMIYGPGLKGGVNHTYGGEIDVMPTLLDLLGIKDSQYLMLGQDLLNPKHSQTVAFRNGDFVSPTFSKIGSKVYNNKGEVVTDKLNTQQKEWVDQQQENVDKQLDISDQIITGDLLRFYHPKGFKNVDKADYNYNYNAGIKQLEKDQKKYPTSVLAENGGKTTVNDFQTDAPELKNISNKELYKEYSTAH from the coding sequence ATGCGTACAGCATTAAAAAATATCCAAAATTTTTTCAATAAAAAATTAGGATTTTTTGCATTAGTAATTGTACTATTTTGGCTTAAAACGTATGTTGCATATCAAACTGACTTTACGTTAGGTGTATCTGGTACAATTCAAAATATTTTATTAGTTGTTAATCCAATTCCGTTTGCATTAATTTTGTTTGGAATTGCATTATTTTTCCGAGGGAAAACATCGTATTGGATTATGATGGTAATTGATTGGATTGAATCTATTTGGTTATTTGCAAACATTTTGTATTATCGTGAATTTTCAGATTTTATTACATTAGGTGTAGTTAAATCAACAGGAGCGGTATCTAATAACTTAGGATTAAGTATAATGAAAATTATACATCCAACAGATTTTTTAGTATTCCTTGATGTAGTTGTGTTAACTGTATTGCTTATTGCGAAGGTTATTAAAATAGATCACAGGCCTGTACGTTATCGTCAAGGCTTAATTTCTGTGATTTCTGGTATTATTTTATTTGGTATTAATTTAGGAGTTGCAGATAAAGATCGTCCTCAATTATTAACAAGAACATTTGATAATAATTATATTGTTAAATATTTGGGAATGAATTTTTATGCTGGGTATAATTCATATCAAACAATTAAGCAAACTCAAACAAGAAGAAATGCAAAGAAAAGCGATTTAGACAAAGCTTTGAAATATGCTAAAAAGAATTATTTACCGCCTAATATGGAATATTATGGAAAAGAAAAGGGAAAAAATGTTTTTGTAATTCACCTAGAAAGTTTTCAACAATTTATGATTGATTATAAATGGGATGGACAAGAAGTCACTCCGAATATAAATGCTTTCTATCATAATAAAAATACACTTGCATTTGATAATTTCTTTAATCAAGTTGGACAAGGAAAAACTTCAGATGCAGAAACAATGTTAGAAAACTCTCTATATGGGTTACCATCAGGATCTGTTATGACAGAGTATGGTGGTTCTAATACATTTAATGCAATGCCAGCAATTTTAGATCAGCATGGTTACACTACAGCTTCATTTCATGGAGACGTAGGTAGTTTTTGGAACAGAATTAATACATATAAAGCATGGGGTTATGATTACTTCTTCGATAAAAATTATTTTACAAGCAAGGAAGATTATAATGTTGGATATGGATTAAAAGATAAAATCTTTTTAAAACAAGCTGTGAACTATATACAACAGTTACCTCAACCATTTTATGCAAAAATTATCACATTGACTAATCATTATCCATATGAATTAGATAAGAAGAATCAAACTATTTCTAAGACTAAGACAGGTGATGATACAGTTGATGGTTATGTTCAAACTGCTCGTTATTTAGATCAAAGTTTTGGTGAATTTATTGATTATTTAAAGAAGACAGGCTTATATGAAAATTCAATGATTGTTGTATACGGTGATCACTATGGTATATCTAATAATCATCCTAAGGCAATTGCGGAATTATTAGGCAAGAAATCTGTAAATAGCTATGATTTAGCAATGTTCCAAAAAGTTCCATTTATGATCTATGGTCCTGGATTAAAGGGCGGTGTAAATCATACATATGGTGGCGAAATTGATGTGATGCCAACATTGTTAGATTTATTAGGTATTAAAGATAGTCAATACTTAATGCTTGGGCAAGATTTATTAAATCCTAAGCATAGTCAAACTGTAGCATTTCGTAATGGTGATTTTGTATCTCCAACTTTCTCAAAAATTGGAAGCAAAGTCTATAATAATAAGGGTGAAGTTGTTACTGATAAATTAAATACTCAACAAAAAGAATGGGTAGATCAACAACAAGAAAATGTAGATAAGCAATTAGATATTTCTGATCAAATTATTACTGGAGATTTGTTAAGATTCTATCATCCAAAAGGATTTAAGAACGTAGATAAGGCAGATTATAATTATAATTATAATGCTGGAATTAAACAGTTAGAGAAAGATCAAAAGAAATATCCAACTAGTGTATTAGCTGAGAATGGTGGAAAAACTACTGTAAATGATTTTCAAACTGATGCTCCAGAACTGAAAAATATTTCAAATAAAGAGTTATATAAAGAATATTCTACGGCGCATTAA
- a CDS encoding YkuJ family protein: MEKSQLVAIISRLDAMMKASGSEVQSRRFEKDGDERGIVTYNPASETFTLEEVATKQRFEFDNIDLAALEIYDLLVD; this comes from the coding sequence ATGGAAAAATCTCAACTTGTAGCTATCATTTCACGATTAGATGCAATGATGAAAGCTTCTGGAAGTGAAGTACAGTCACGTCGCTTTGAAAAGGATGGAGATGAACGTGGGATTGTAACATATAATCCTGCTAGTGAAACATTCACTTTAGAAGAAGTTGCAACTAAACAAAGATTTGAATTTGATAATATTGATTTAGCTGCTCTTGAAATTTATGATTTATTAGTTGATTAA
- a CDS encoding lysylphosphatidylglycerol synthase transmembrane domain-containing protein, producing the protein MSRKNKIVLGIMIAIGVCIVGYSLRDVPMSSLIANLKDLKWYWLLIAFALMFLSLVCEAIIVRFLLIKRYPDLRWRDILRVPMVEQLFNGITPFSSGGQPAQILALVQTGVDGGQAISILLMKFIVYQAMIVVNFVVCMLFGFHLIAAKMHVMAILIAFGFLIHFSVIIGLLMVMYWNKLTRKLVNACLKPLKWLPNKEIYPKWKQKLDEKIDTFYQESLRLKRDKRAILKISLITLVQLMLYYVIPYFILLSLGVENVNIIEVTTLHVLIVMVISLFPIPGGTGGAEFSFDVIFSLYIHSNSKLVIAMILWRIVTYYFGMFLGMIALVQKPHKVKKSERTVSV; encoded by the coding sequence ATGTCTCGAAAAAATAAAATTGTACTAGGAATTATGATTGCGATTGGAGTATGTATCGTTGGATATTCATTACGAGATGTGCCAATGAGTAGTCTAATTGCAAATTTAAAAGATTTGAAATGGTACTGGCTTTTAATAGCTTTTGCGTTAATGTTTCTTTCTTTAGTTTGTGAAGCGATAATAGTTCGTTTCTTATTGATTAAAAGATATCCTGATTTGAGATGGCGAGATATATTACGTGTTCCAATGGTAGAACAATTATTTAATGGAATTACTCCATTTTCATCTGGAGGACAGCCAGCTCAGATTTTAGCATTGGTACAAACTGGAGTAGATGGAGGACAGGCGATATCCATTCTTTTAATGAAGTTCATTGTATATCAAGCAATGATTGTAGTGAATTTCGTTGTTTGTATGTTATTTGGATTTCACTTAATTGCGGCTAAAATGCATGTAATGGCAATATTAATTGCGTTTGGTTTTTTAATTCATTTTTCCGTTATTATAGGACTTTTAATGGTAATGTATTGGAATAAACTTACCCGCAAATTAGTTAATGCATGTTTGAAGCCTTTAAAATGGCTTCCAAATAAAGAAATATATCCAAAATGGAAACAAAAGTTAGATGAAAAAATTGATACATTTTATCAAGAAAGTTTAAGACTAAAAAGAGATAAAAGGGCAATTTTAAAAATATCATTAATTACTTTAGTTCAATTAATGTTATATTATGTTATCCCTTACTTTATATTACTATCTCTAGGAGTGGAAAATGTAAATATTATTGAAGTGACAACATTACATGTTTTAATTGTAATGGTTATTTCATTATTTCCTATTCCAGGGGGAACGGGTGGAGCAGAATTTAGTTTTGATGTAATTTTTTCTCTTTATATCCATTCAAATAGTAAACTGGTGATAGCAATGATTCTATGGCGGATTGTTACATATTATTTTGGAATGTTTTTAGGAATGATTGCGTTGGTTCAGAAACCACACAAAGTAAAAAAATCGGAAAGAACAGTTTCAGTTTGA
- a CDS encoding glycosyltransferase family 4 protein, whose product MLKIHMYSSALSVKGQGVGSAYAELIKLLKEYYPDKLEIVINKLGKADISHYHTIDPLFYLETFLPGRGVKVGYVHFIPETIEGSLDLPNFVKKIFYKYIISFYKRMDQIVVVNPVFKEKLVKYGISANKITYIPNFVSKKEFFPKTLDQKKKIREKLGIPNDKFVVIGVGQVQERKGVPDFIELAQRHPEMEFIWVGGFSFGKMTDGYSKLREVVDNPPENLKFPGILERSEMNDYYNAADLFLLPSFNELFPMSVLEAFNVGLPVMLRELDLYHAIIDGFYEGAKDVDQMDDMLSNLSENPDQLEQLKQRALKGANYYSEERLANIWLDYYTNLVKDRNNVSKK is encoded by the coding sequence ATGTTAAAGATTCATATGTATTCTTCTGCTTTAAGTGTAAAAGGCCAAGGAGTCGGCAGTGCATATGCAGAATTAATTAAATTGTTGAAAGAATATTATCCAGATAAGTTAGAAATTGTCATCAATAAATTAGGAAAAGCGGATATTAGTCATTATCATACGATTGACCCGCTTTTTTATTTAGAGACATTTCTTCCTGGAAGAGGAGTTAAAGTGGGATACGTACATTTTATTCCTGAAACAATTGAAGGTAGTTTGGATTTGCCGAATTTTGTAAAAAAAATATTTTATAAATATATAATCAGTTTTTACAAAAGAATGGATCAGATTGTAGTTGTTAATCCAGTTTTTAAAGAAAAACTAGTAAAATATGGTATTTCAGCAAATAAAATTACTTATATTCCAAATTTTGTTTCTAAAAAGGAATTTTTCCCTAAGACACTAGATCAAAAAAAGAAGATAAGAGAGAAACTAGGAATTCCTAATGATAAATTTGTTGTAATTGGTGTTGGCCAAGTTCAGGAAAGAAAAGGTGTGCCAGATTTTATAGAGTTAGCCCAAAGACATCCTGAGATGGAATTTATTTGGGTTGGTGGATTTTCATTTGGGAAAATGACGGACGGCTATAGTAAACTTAGAGAAGTAGTCGATAATCCTCCTGAAAATTTAAAATTTCCTGGAATTTTAGAACGCTCTGAGATGAATGATTATTACAATGCTGCTGATTTGTTTTTATTGCCATCATTTAATGAGTTGTTTCCGATGAGTGTTTTAGAAGCATTTAATGTAGGATTGCCTGTTATGTTACGTGAACTAGATTTATATCACGCAATAATTGATGGCTTTTATGAGGGTGCAAAAGATGTAGATCAAATGGATGATATGCTATCAAATTTGAGTGAAAATCCTGATCAACTAGAACAACTTAAACAGAGAGCTCTCAAAGGTGCAAATTATTATTCGGAGGAACGATTAGCTAATATTTGGTTAGACTATTATACAAATTTGGTAAAGGATAGAAATAATGTCTCGAAAAAATAA
- a CDS encoding glycosyltransferase family 4 protein has translation MNIGIFTDTYYPQVSGVATSIKTLRNQLERQGHNVYIFTTTDPGVDKNVFERNIFRFTSIPFVSFTDRRIAIKGVHRALKIAQALKLDIIHTQTEFSLGIMGKFVARKMRIPCVHTYHTMYEDYLHYVAKGKLLKPVHVKQISRSFLQNMSGIIAPSERVLNTLLSYGVTEPITVIPTGVDLVKFRKKDHTNYRKRYGLSKDTPLLLTLSRLAYEKNIDQLIDAFVKIKEKISAAYLMICGDGPAREDLEDQVKKLHLTDSVIFTGEIDNDQVAHYYHMANIFVSTSVSESQGLTYNEALASGLKVITTHSPYTDELLDEECLGKTFSSLDEFVDDVIEYLKHPDLYQNEKVLEQKLMATSAELFGKKVVDFYKECIVNYNQDNDVQD, from the coding sequence GTGAATATTGGAATATTTACTGATACTTATTATCCACAAGTTAGCGGTGTAGCAACCTCAATTAAAACTTTACGTAATCAATTAGAACGACAAGGTCATAATGTATATATTTTTACGACAACAGATCCAGGCGTTGATAAAAATGTTTTTGAACGGAATATATTTCGCTTTACTAGTATTCCGTTTGTTTCATTTACAGATCGGCGGATTGCAATAAAGGGTGTGCACCGTGCATTAAAAATTGCACAAGCACTTAAATTAGATATTATTCATACACAAACAGAGTTTTCTTTAGGAATAATGGGAAAATTTGTTGCAAGAAAAATGAGAATACCGTGTGTTCACACATATCATACAATGTATGAAGATTATTTACATTATGTTGCAAAGGGAAAACTTTTAAAACCGGTTCATGTAAAACAAATTTCACGTTCATTTTTACAAAATATGAGTGGAATTATTGCACCAAGTGAACGAGTATTAAATACCTTATTAAGCTATGGTGTAACGGAACCAATAACAGTTATTCCTACTGGTGTTGATTTAGTGAAATTTCGTAAAAAAGATCATACTAATTATCGTAAACGTTATGGTTTATCTAAAGATACACCGCTATTATTGACTTTGAGTCGATTAGCCTATGAAAAAAATATTGATCAGTTAATAGATGCATTTGTGAAGATAAAGGAAAAAATTTCTGCAGCTTATTTGATGATTTGTGGGGATGGTCCTGCACGTGAAGATTTAGAAGATCAAGTGAAAAAGTTACATTTAACTGATAGTGTAATTTTTACAGGAGAAATTGATAATGATCAAGTAGCTCATTATTATCATATGGCAAATATATTTGTTTCAACTTCTGTATCTGAATCACAAGGATTAACATATAATGAAGCTTTGGCATCTGGTCTGAAGGTTATTACAACTCATAGTCCATATACAGATGAATTATTAGATGAAGAATGTTTAGGAAAAACATTTTCTTCATTAGATGAATTCGTTGATGATGTAATTGAATATCTAAAACATCCTGACTTATATCAAAATGAAAAAGTCCTTGAACAAAAGTTAATGGCTACTTCAGCAGAGTTATTTGGAAAGAAGGTTGTTGACTTTTATAAGGAGTGTATCGTCAATTATAATCAGGACAATGATGTTCAAGATTAA
- the ptsP gene encoding phosphoenolpyruvate--protein phosphotransferase translates to MSKKLKGIAASDGIACAKAYMLVEPDLSFTEKTIDDPEKEIERLHDAINSSKKELELIKEKAKQNLGEEEAQVFEAHLTILSDPELIGQIESKIKDDKLNAEAALKNVTDTFIAMFEAMKDNAYMQERAGDVRDVTKRVMSHLLGVTLPSPALIDSEVVIVAHDLTPSDTAQLDRRYVKGFITDIGGRTSHSAIMSRTLEIPAVVGSGTATKDINEDDIVIIDGIEGEAIVDPTKEEISEYKQKAEKFAEQKAEWERLKNEDSVTKDGKKVILAANIGTPKDVKGANENGAEAVGLFRSEFLYMDATELPSEDDQFEAYKEALEGMNGKQVVVRTMDIGGDKELPYLPLPKEQNPFLGYRAIRLCLDRQEIFRTQLRALLRASKYGKLAIMFPMIATVQEFKDAKAIYEEEKAKLIKENIPVADNIEVGMMMEIPAAAMLADKLAKYADFFSIGTNDLIQYSMAADRGNERVSYLYQPTNPSILRLIKNIIDASHKEGKWTGMCGEMAGDPTAVPVLLGLGLDEYSMSATSILKTRSFIKNLSADKMKELADKSLECETEEEVQQLVKKYTD, encoded by the coding sequence ATGTCAAAGAAATTAAAGGGGATCGCTGCAAGTGATGGAATCGCTTGTGCTAAGGCATATATGCTTGTAGAACCTGATTTGTCATTTACAGAAAAAACAATAGATGATCCAGAAAAAGAAATAGAACGTCTACATGATGCAATTAATTCTTCTAAAAAAGAATTAGAGTTAATTAAGGAAAAAGCAAAACAAAATTTAGGTGAAGAAGAAGCTCAAGTTTTTGAAGCACATTTAACAATTTTGTCTGATCCTGAATTAATTGGTCAAATCGAATCAAAAATCAAGGATGATAAACTAAACGCTGAAGCTGCATTGAAAAATGTGACTGACACATTTATTGCAATGTTTGAAGCAATGAAAGACAATGCTTATATGCAAGAACGTGCAGGGGATGTTCGTGACGTTACAAAACGTGTAATGAGTCATTTGTTAGGAGTTACATTGCCTAGCCCAGCGTTGATTGATTCAGAAGTTGTGATTGTTGCACATGATTTAACTCCTTCTGATACAGCTCAACTTGATCGTAGGTATGTAAAGGGATTTATTACAGATATTGGTGGCCGTACATCTCATTCCGCTATCATGTCACGTACACTTGAAATTCCAGCTGTTGTTGGTTCAGGAACAGCAACAAAAGATATTAACGAAGATGATATCGTTATAATTGATGGAATTGAAGGTGAAGCGATTGTAGATCCTACCAAAGAAGAAATTTCAGAATATAAGCAAAAAGCAGAAAAATTTGCTGAACAAAAGGCAGAATGGGAACGCCTAAAAAATGAAGATTCTGTAACTAAAGATGGTAAAAAAGTTATTTTAGCAGCTAATATTGGAACTCCTAAAGATGTAAAAGGAGCAAATGAAAATGGTGCTGAAGCAGTTGGTTTATTCCGTTCAGAATTTTTATATATGGATGCAACTGAATTACCATCTGAAGATGATCAGTTTGAAGCTTATAAAGAAGCTTTAGAAGGAATGAATGGTAAACAAGTTGTTGTTAGAACAATGGATATTGGCGGTGATAAGGAATTACCTTATTTACCATTACCAAAAGAACAAAATCCATTCCTTGGTTATAGAGCTATTCGTTTATGCTTAGATCGACAAGAAATTTTTAGAACTCAACTACGAGCTTTATTACGTGCATCTAAATATGGAAAATTAGCTATTATGTTCCCAATGATTGCTACTGTACAAGAATTTAAAGATGCAAAAGCAATTTATGAAGAAGAAAAAGCTAAACTTATAAAAGAAAACATTCCTGTTGCTGATAATATTGAAGTCGGAATGATGATGGAAATTCCTGCTGCAGCAATGTTAGCTGATAAATTAGCAAAATATGCTGATTTCTTTAGTATTGGAACAAACGATTTGATTCAATATTCAATGGCAGCTGATCGTGGTAATGAGCGAGTTTCATATTTATATCAACCAACAAATCCATCAATTTTACGCTTAATTAAAAATATTATTGATGCATCACATAAAGAAGGTAAATGGACTGGCATGTGTGGTGAAATGGCAGGAGATCCAACTGCAGTTCCAGTATTGTTGGGATTAGGATTGGATGAGTATTCAATGAGTGCTACTTCAATTTTGAAGACACGAAGCTTTATTAAGAATTTATCAGCTGATAAAATGAAAGAATTAGCAGATAAATCGCTAGAATGTGAGACTGAAGAAGAAGTACAACAATTAGTAAAAAAATATACTGATTAA
- a CDS encoding phosphocarrier protein HPr: MEKKDFHIIAETGIHARPATLLVQTASKFSSDITLTYNDKSVNLKSIMGVMSLGVGQNADVTISADGADEKEAIEAIAETMKKEGLTE, from the coding sequence ATGGAAAAGAAAGATTTTCACATAATCGCAGAAACAGGAATTCACGCACGTCCAGCTACATTACTTGTTCAAACAGCAAGTAAATTTAGCTCAGACATCACATTAACATATAACGACAAATCAGTTAACTTGAAGTCAATTATGGGTGTAATGTCACTTGGTGTTGGTCAAAATGCTGATGTAACAATTAGTGCTGATGGTGCAGATGAAAAAGAAGCAATTGAAGCAATTGCAGAAACAATGAAAAAGGAAGGCCTAACTGAATAA